The Methanomicrobiales archaeon HGW-Methanomicrobiales-1 genome includes a region encoding these proteins:
- a CDS encoding GTP-binding protein: MADESKLKIVIFGAFGAGKTTLIKTLDPESKHVEANCAGGTTTVALDFGRLRNNGCNIHIYGTPGQERFEFAREIIAKGMDGAILLVDVTSLLDEFTRHLSVTLQSAKVPFVVFLNKCDSEGADPDAFTGQFGASEVRKVSAKDKQQSMDALLQFAGTLAPRPNGPNRS; encoded by the coding sequence ATGGCTGATGAAAGCAAACTGAAAATTGTCATCTTTGGTGCATTCGGGGCAGGGAAAACCACCCTGATCAAAACACTGGATCCTGAATCGAAACATGTCGAGGCGAACTGTGCGGGAGGTACCACAACCGTTGCGCTTGACTTCGGCCGTCTCCGGAATAACGGGTGCAATATCCATATCTACGGGACCCCCGGGCAGGAGCGGTTTGAGTTTGCCCGCGAGATTATTGCAAAAGGCATGGACGGGGCAATCCTGCTCGTGGATGTGACAAGCCTGCTGGATGAGTTCACCCGCCATCTTTCAGTTACCCTGCAGAGTGCAAAGGTTCCCTTTGTGGTATTCCTGAACAAGTGCGACAGCGAAGGGGCAGACCCGGATGCATTCACCGGTCAGTTCGGGGCATCAGAAGTACGGAAGGTTTCTGCAAAGGACAAGCAACAGTCCATGGATGCCCTGCTGCAATTTGCCGGGACACTTGCACCGCGTCCGAATGGGCCTAACCGTAGTTGA
- a CDS encoding elongation factor EF-2, with translation MVRGKKSVERVTELMKEPKHIRNIGIVAHIDHGKTTLSDNLLSGAGIISEELAGKQLFMDSDPEEQARGITIDASNVSMVHEYEGQDYLINMIDTPGHVDFGGDVTRAMRAVDGAVVLVDAVEGTMPQTETVLRQALKEGVRPVLFINKVDRLVNEIKVDEMEMQIRLGKVIDKVNKLIKGMNEEAYNSGWKLDAGLGTVAFGSALYNWAVSIPFMKKSGVSFKDVFDKCRAGDMKYLAKNSPLSDVLLDMVVNHLPNPIDAQKRRIPVIWHGDKESKEGKAMITCDPNGPVSLMVTDISFDPHAGEVATGRLFSGRIKRGDSLYVMGSAMKENRLQQVGIFMGPKRVEVDEIVGGNIAAVTGLRDAMVGSTVTSLLEITPFESLKHYSEPVMTVAVEAKNMKDLPKLVEVLRQVAKEDPTLVITINEETGEHLISGMGELHLEIITGRIKRDKGVEIITSEPIVVYRETVTQKIESVEGKSPNRHNRFYFDLEILPDEIVNLIKKGEVSMNQPMLERRDILMNAGMEKDDAKSIKDIKATNMLIDRTKGVQYLNETMELIIEGIHEALAGGPLADEPVQNLKMTLVDVKLHEDAIHRGPAQVIPAVRSAIKAGMLIAGDSLLEPVQRIQITVPMDQMGAATSQIQGRRGQVFDMQSEGDTITVVGKAPVAELFGFAGDIRSATEGRAMWNTEFAGFELVPNSMLKEVVVAIRKRKGLKEQLPTPADYLSA, from the coding sequence ATGGTCCGCGGCAAAAAATCAGTCGAGCGCGTAACTGAGCTCATGAAGGAACCGAAGCACATTCGGAACATCGGTATTGTGGCACACATTGACCACGGCAAGACGACTCTTTCTGACAACCTGCTTTCAGGTGCAGGCATCATCTCTGAGGAGCTTGCAGGAAAGCAGCTCTTCATGGACTCAGATCCAGAAGAGCAGGCCCGTGGTATCACTATTGACGCATCCAACGTCTCAATGGTGCATGAGTACGAAGGTCAGGATTACCTGATCAACATGATCGATACGCCCGGTCACGTTGACTTCGGTGGCGACGTCACCCGTGCGATGCGTGCGGTCGATGGAGCGGTTGTCCTCGTGGACGCAGTCGAGGGCACCATGCCCCAGACCGAGACCGTGCTCCGGCAGGCCCTCAAGGAGGGAGTCCGTCCCGTTCTCTTCATCAACAAAGTTGACCGTCTCGTTAACGAGATTAAAGTCGACGAAATGGAGATGCAGATCCGGCTCGGTAAAGTGATCGACAAGGTCAACAAGCTGATCAAGGGTATGAACGAGGAAGCCTATAACAGTGGCTGGAAACTTGATGCAGGACTGGGTACTGTTGCCTTCGGGTCAGCACTCTACAACTGGGCAGTCTCCATTCCGTTCATGAAGAAGAGTGGCGTCTCATTCAAAGATGTGTTCGACAAGTGCCGTGCAGGCGACATGAAGTACCTGGCAAAGAACAGCCCGCTCTCCGATGTTCTTCTCGATATGGTAGTAAACCATCTCCCCAATCCGATCGACGCACAGAAGCGTCGTATCCCGGTTATCTGGCATGGCGACAAGGAGTCAAAGGAAGGCAAGGCCATGATCACCTGCGACCCGAACGGTCCGGTTTCCCTGATGGTTACCGACATTTCATTCGATCCCCATGCCGGGGAAGTCGCCACCGGACGTCTCTTCTCGGGACGCATCAAGCGAGGCGACAGCCTCTATGTCATGGGTTCAGCGATGAAAGAGAACCGGCTCCAGCAGGTCGGTATCTTCATGGGCCCGAAGCGCGTTGAGGTCGATGAGATTGTCGGCGGAAATATCGCCGCAGTTACCGGCCTGAGAGATGCGATGGTCGGCTCGACCGTTACCTCGCTCCTGGAAATCACCCCCTTCGAGTCACTCAAGCACTACTCTGAACCGGTCATGACCGTTGCCGTCGAGGCAAAGAACATGAAGGATCTGCCCAAGCTCGTTGAAGTGCTCCGGCAGGTTGCAAAGGAAGACCCGACGCTGGTCATCACCATCAACGAAGAGACCGGTGAGCACCTGATCTCAGGTATGGGCGAACTGCACCTTGAGATTATTACCGGACGTATCAAGCGCGACAAGGGTGTAGAGATCATCACCTCCGAGCCAATCGTGGTTTACCGTGAAACCGTAACCCAGAAGATTGAGTCTGTGGAAGGCAAGTCCCCGAACCGTCATAACCGGTTCTATTTCGACCTCGAAATTCTGCCTGATGAGATTGTTAACCTGATCAAGAAAGGCGAGGTCTCGATGAACCAGCCGATGCTTGAGCGCCGTGACATCCTCATGAATGCGGGCATGGAAAAGGATGATGCCAAGAGCATCAAGGATATCAAAGCCACCAACATGCTCATTGACCGGACCAAGGGTGTCCAGTACCTCAATGAGACTATGGAACTGATCATCGAAGGTATCCACGAGGCACTCGCCGGTGGTCCGCTTGCAGATGAGCCGGTCCAGAATCTCAAGATGACGCTCGTCGATGTGAAGCTCCACGAGGATGCAATTCACCGTGGCCCGGCACAGGTTATCCCGGCCGTGCGCAGTGCCATCAAAGCAGGTATGCTGATCGCTGGTGACTCACTTCTTGAGCCAGTCCAGAGGATCCAGATTACCGTCCCGATGGACCAGATGGGGGCAGCAACCTCCCAGATCCAGGGACGGCGCGGTCAGGTCTTTGACATGCAGAGCGAGGGTGACACAATCACCGTTGTAGGTAAGGCACCGGTTGCCGAGCTCTTCGGGTTTGCAGGCGATATCCGTTCAGCAACAGAAGGCCGTGCTATGTGGAATACGGAGTTTGCAGGATTCGAACTCGTGCCCAACAGCATGCTCAAGGAAGTTGTGGTTGCAATCCGCAAGCGCAAGGGCTTGAAAGAACAGCTCCCAACCCCGGCAGATTACCTGTCGGCATAA
- a CDS encoding 30S ribosomal protein S7 — MTETEAKAAGQKLLFNKWDVGEVKVIDPSLIRYVTLTAQIIPHSCGKFSRQEFGKSNMMIVERLINRLMQTENNTGKKQLAIRIVRDAFEIINKKTKRNPIDVLVEAIANAGPREETVRLKYGGINVPKSVDTAPMRRVDTAIGFLAEATLKGSSTSKKSASAVLADELIAASKGDMKCFSVGKKEERERIAKSAR, encoded by the coding sequence ATGACAGAAACCGAAGCAAAGGCCGCTGGCCAGAAACTGCTGTTCAATAAGTGGGACGTTGGCGAAGTCAAGGTTATCGATCCCAGTCTTATACGCTATGTGACTCTCACCGCCCAGATCATCCCCCACTCCTGCGGCAAGTTCTCCCGCCAGGAATTTGGCAAGAGCAACATGATGATTGTCGAGCGGCTTATCAACCGCCTCATGCAGACCGAGAATAATACCGGAAAGAAGCAGCTGGCAATCCGGATCGTGCGGGATGCTTTCGAGATCATCAACAAGAAGACCAAGCGCAACCCCATCGATGTTCTGGTTGAGGCAATCGCCAACGCCGGTCCCCGGGAAGAGACCGTCCGTCTGAAATACGGTGGTATCAACGTCCCGAAGTCGGTTGACACCGCCCCCATGCGTCGTGTCGATACCGCCATTGGTTTCCTTGCAGAAGCAACCCTGAAAGGATCCAGCACGAGCAAGAAGAGTGCAAGTGCAGTTCTCGCCGATGAACTCATCGCCGCCTCAAAGGGCGACATGAAGTGTTTCTCGGTAGGGAAAAAGGAAGAACGCGAGCGCATTGCAAAATCCGCCCGTTAA
- a CDS encoding 30S ribosomal protein S12 — translation MGQGKFAARKMVRDSNKFRWADKNYARRELNLDVKSDPCEGAPQARGIVLEKVGVEAKQPNSAIRKCVRVQLIKNGRQVTAFAVGDGAINFIDEHDEVEIEGIGGRLGRSMGDIPGVRYVVTKVNNVCLHEMVIGRKEKPRR, via the coding sequence ATGGGACAGGGTAAATTTGCAGCCAGAAAGATGGTTCGGGACTCAAATAAGTTCCGGTGGGCAGACAAGAACTACGCCCGCCGTGAGCTCAATCTTGATGTGAAGTCAGACCCGTGTGAGGGCGCTCCACAGGCAAGAGGTATCGTGCTGGAGAAGGTCGGTGTTGAGGCAAAACAGCCCAACTCAGCTATCCGGAAGTGCGTGCGCGTGCAGTTGATCAAGAACGGACGTCAGGTCACCGCGTTTGCAGTGGGCGACGGTGCAATCAACTTCATCGATGAGCACGACGAAGTCGAGATCGAAGGCATCGGCGGTCGTCTCGGTCGTTCCATGGGAGATATCCCTGGAGTCCGGTACGTGGTTACCAAGGTGAATAATGTCTGCCTCCACGAAATGGTAATTGGCAGGAAAGAGAAACCGCGCAGGTGA
- a CDS encoding 6-carboxytetrahydropterin synthase codes for MKVGIYKEVQIDTSHRLLHYKGKCANLHGHRWKIEVWMEGEPDPATQILIDYSLIKQVINKYDHQIILNREDPMVPRIEEFHPVITTPGEPTSELMAVLIRDDLSAVCRERGIKAVVTKIRVWESPTACAELT; via the coding sequence ATGAAAGTCGGGATCTATAAAGAGGTGCAGATCGATACCAGCCACCGTCTGCTCCATTACAAGGGCAAGTGTGCCAACCTCCACGGGCACCGGTGGAAGATTGAGGTATGGATGGAAGGCGAGCCGGACCCGGCAACGCAAATCCTGATCGATTATAGTCTGATCAAGCAGGTCATTAACAAGTACGATCACCAGATCATCCTGAACCGCGAAGACCCGATGGTCCCCCGCATCGAGGAGTTCCACCCGGTTATCACGACCCCCGGGGAGCCAACCAGTGAACTGATGGCAGTCCTTATCCGCGATGATCTCTCTGCGGTCTGCCGGGAAAGGGGAATTAAGGCAGTCGTAACGAAGATCCGTGTCTGGGAATCCCCCACAGCCTGCGCCGAGCTTACCTGA
- a CDS encoding 7-carboxy-7-deazaguanine synthase, whose product MNVTEIFRSLQGEGKNQGKSCLFIRLAGCNLNCHWCDTEYSRSGGKEMSLDAILEQVWRINPPYVCITGGEPLMQAAELEPLLASLHKRGAHVDIETNGTYAFTRLQPYASICMDVKCPSSGEQSDLALLDTIRPQDSVKFVLKDETDCRYAQQIIESHRIAGEIFFSPVTGSNYSNIAQFILTNNLPVRFQLQLHKIIGVK is encoded by the coding sequence ATGAATGTCACGGAAATTTTCAGGAGCCTCCAGGGCGAGGGTAAAAACCAGGGGAAATCCTGCCTCTTTATCCGGCTCGCAGGCTGCAACCTGAACTGTCACTGGTGCGATACGGAATACTCCCGGTCGGGTGGCAAGGAGATGAGTCTCGATGCAATCCTGGAACAGGTGTGGCGCATCAATCCCCCGTATGTCTGCATAACGGGTGGCGAACCGCTCATGCAGGCAGCTGAACTCGAACCATTGCTTGCATCCCTGCACAAGCGGGGCGCACATGTCGATATTGAGACAAACGGTACCTATGCATTTACCCGGTTGCAGCCATATGCCTCGATCTGCATGGATGTGAAATGCCCGTCATCCGGAGAGCAGAGCGATCTGGCTCTGCTCGATACCATCCGCCCGCAGGACAGCGTGAAGTTTGTCCTCAAGGATGAAACCGATTGCCGGTATGCACAGCAGATTATAGAATCGCATAGAATTGCCGGTGAGATCTTCTTTTCTCCGGTTACTGGAAGCAATTACTCCAATATTGCACAATTTATACTGACCAACAACCTGCCCGTCAGGTTCCAGCTGCAACTGCACAAGATCATAGGTGTGAAATGA
- the queC gene encoding 7-cyano-7-deazaguanine synthase QueC, protein MKAVCLLSGGMDSSTLAYLAKSEGYDICALHLNYGQRTESKELACARKIASLLNAKDFIAVNVGYFSQFGESSLTDNKIAVEEFDAARAHVPNTYVPFRNANLLSIATSFAEAKGAEAIFIGVQSLDYSGYPDCRPQFIEAFQRVIDLGTKDTTKIMLKTPFIHMTKTDILNVGMKLGVPYEHTWSCYRNEGKACGTCGSCHFRKEAFAAIGRQDPIPYEE, encoded by the coding sequence ATGAAAGCGGTATGTTTACTTTCCGGCGGCATGGACTCGTCCACGCTTGCGTACCTGGCAAAGAGCGAAGGATATGATATCTGCGCCCTGCACCTGAACTACGGACAGAGGACTGAATCAAAAGAACTGGCATGTGCACGGAAGATTGCCTCCCTGCTCAATGCAAAAGACTTCATCGCAGTGAATGTCGGCTATTTCTCACAATTCGGCGAGAGCAGCCTCACGGACAATAAAATCGCCGTCGAGGAGTTTGATGCGGCCCGGGCACATGTTCCCAATACGTATGTGCCGTTCCGGAATGCCAACCTGCTTTCCATTGCAACCAGTTTTGCCGAGGCGAAAGGTGCAGAGGCAATCTTCATCGGAGTCCAGTCGCTCGATTATAGCGGTTACCCGGACTGCCGCCCCCAGTTTATCGAAGCATTCCAGCGCGTGATCGATCTGGGTACTAAAGATACAACTAAGATAATGCTGAAGACCCCCTTCATCCACATGACAAAGACAGACATCCTGAATGTCGGTATGAAACTCGGCGTTCCGTACGAGCACACATGGTCCTGTTACCGGAATGAGGGCAAAGCCTGCGGCACCTGCGGGTCGTGCCATTTCCGGAAAGAAGCCTTTGCTGCAATTGGAAGACAGGACCCGATCCCTTACGAGGAATAA
- a CDS encoding NUDIX hydrolase, whose translation MEIFRGRRLWIESRMIRLPNGIEREKVIVHPSNAVAILPLDGDRCKLVKQYRYAIDQYIFEAPAGTMEPGEDPLQTAHRELIEETGFAAKEMQEKGFIYTTPGYTDEKIFLFEARDLSLSQEYGKDEDEIIEVVDVAIRDLPAMIRDGTIIDAKTICLIHRCFGC comes from the coding sequence ATGGAGATCTTTCGCGGCAGGCGTCTCTGGATAGAGAGTCGTATGATCCGGCTCCCGAATGGGATTGAACGGGAAAAGGTCATTGTTCACCCCAGCAATGCCGTGGCTATTCTCCCCCTTGATGGTGACCGGTGCAAACTGGTAAAACAATACCGGTATGCCATCGACCAGTACATATTCGAAGCCCCGGCAGGAACCATGGAACCGGGCGAAGACCCGTTGCAGACCGCTCACCGGGAATTGATCGAAGAGACGGGTTTTGCAGCCAAGGAAATGCAGGAAAAAGGGTTCATTTATACAACACCGGGATATACCGATGAGAAGATCTTCTTATTCGAAGCCCGGGACCTCTCCCTCTCGCAGGAGTACGGGAAAGACGAAGACGAAATAATTGAGGTGGTGGATGTTGCCATCCGCGACCTGCCGGCCATGATCCGTGATGGCACGATCATTGATGCAAAGACGATCTGCTTAATCCACCGCTGTTTCGGGTGTTAA
- a CDS encoding alpha/beta hydrolase translates to MVRSFLTIGVIIVLLIACAGCTGTPAAEAKPAYSVDNNGILSVTCAPVTTSEEVLVSNETYTKSRIVLHTQSGDVVTYLAAPKNPKAVIVYAPGAGEKITGHEERMVRYAAAGYAFMFADTRGNGAETPGVPFSQQLVQQDFSRFEKGDWPQYYLTVCDLVSAQKIVSDRFSVPVYAMGSSNGGRYAAVAAGVDPQFAGYVGISTSNWGLLDSVIQQGYTGDPVRFATSIEPGTYFTKIAPRPVWIFHAAGDPIIPFASGKQFFDSAQEPKTFTEFSGDHGINSDVDTQIIMHWAQIYGPRESISNSSREV, encoded by the coding sequence ATCGTGCGTTCTTTTCTTACCATTGGAGTAATCATTGTCCTGCTCATCGCATGTGCCGGATGTACAGGTACACCCGCTGCTGAAGCAAAACCTGCATACTCAGTAGATAACAATGGTATCCTTTCCGTTACCTGCGCCCCGGTTACGACAAGTGAAGAAGTGCTCGTCTCCAATGAGACCTATACGAAGTCCCGGATTGTCCTGCATACGCAAAGCGGCGATGTGGTCACGTACCTTGCTGCACCCAAAAACCCGAAGGCGGTAATCGTGTATGCTCCCGGTGCGGGTGAGAAGATCACCGGCCACGAGGAACGGATGGTCCGGTACGCAGCAGCCGGCTATGCATTCATGTTTGCAGATACCCGCGGGAATGGTGCGGAAACCCCCGGCGTTCCTTTCAGCCAGCAGCTCGTCCAGCAGGACTTCAGCCGGTTTGAGAAGGGGGACTGGCCACAATATTACCTCACGGTCTGCGATCTGGTCAGCGCGCAGAAGATTGTTTCCGACCGGTTCTCAGTCCCGGTCTATGCTATGGGATCGAGTAATGGCGGGCGATATGCAGCCGTCGCAGCAGGTGTTGATCCCCAATTCGCCGGGTACGTGGGAATATCCACATCCAACTGGGGATTACTCGACTCCGTGATACAACAGGGATATACGGGAGATCCCGTACGGTTCGCCACCTCGATCGAGCCCGGCACCTATTTCACAAAAATTGCCCCGCGCCCGGTCTGGATCTTCCATGCAGCAGGTGACCCGATCATCCCGTTTGCCAGCGGAAAACAGTTCTTTGACTCAGCACAGGAGCCTAAGACCTTCACCGAATTTTCCGGAGATCATGGGATCAACAGTGATGTCGATACGCAGATCATTATGCACTGGGCGCAAATTTATGGCCCACGAGAGTCTATAAGTAATAGCTCTAGAGAGGTTTGA
- the prf1 gene encoding peptide chain release factor 1, translating into MAEEREMDDARKRYEFKKALEKLELQQGDGTELITIYIPPDKQIYDVTNQLKDEFGQCANIKSKQTKTNVQSAISSILSRLKYYKRPPLHGLAVFCGTVKTYGDRTDLQCTIVEPPEPLNLYMYRCSSNFELEPLKQMLEEKSIYGLLVLDRREAYWGFLRGNRIEPVGGTTSTVPGKTRKGGQSAARFGRLREIAIAEFYTRIGERSSAIFLAEKDFFERFKGLLIGGPSPTKEEFEAGNFLHHEIQKRIIGIFDVAYTNEDGLSELVDAAKDALKGMTVVKEKALMDRYLRELVKDASIAAYGEDSIRKNLEIGAVDTLLLSANLRKSRLRIKCQNCDFTDEKTVHIDAGKTVGDIPLGSCPKCTAPLILDEEIDIVDELTKLAEQSSAKVELISDDFEEGSILFTAFGGIAAILRYRTGC; encoded by the coding sequence ATGGCAGAAGAACGGGAGATGGACGACGCGCGAAAGCGTTACGAGTTCAAAAAGGCGCTCGAGAAGCTCGAGTTACAGCAGGGAGACGGGACGGAACTTATTACGATCTATATCCCCCCTGACAAGCAGATCTACGATGTTACCAACCAGCTCAAGGACGAGTTTGGCCAGTGCGCCAACATCAAGAGCAAGCAGACCAAGACCAATGTCCAGAGCGCCATCTCCTCCATCCTCTCACGGCTCAAGTACTACAAGCGCCCGCCCCTGCATGGCCTTGCGGTCTTCTGTGGTACCGTCAAAACCTATGGCGATCGTACGGATCTCCAGTGCACGATCGTAGAGCCTCCCGAACCACTCAACCTCTACATGTACCGCTGCAGCTCGAACTTTGAGCTCGAGCCGCTCAAGCAGATGCTCGAAGAAAAGTCTATCTACGGGCTTCTCGTCCTTGACCGGCGGGAAGCGTACTGGGGCTTTTTACGCGGCAACCGGATCGAACCTGTTGGCGGTACAACGTCAACAGTTCCGGGAAAGACGCGCAAAGGCGGCCAGTCCGCTGCCCGGTTCGGGCGTCTCAGGGAGATTGCGATTGCCGAGTTCTATACAAGAATCGGGGAGCGATCCAGTGCCATATTCCTTGCAGAGAAAGATTTCTTCGAGCGATTCAAAGGTCTGCTGATAGGGGGCCCCAGCCCGACAAAAGAGGAGTTTGAAGCCGGTAACTTCCTCCATCACGAGATCCAGAAGCGGATCATCGGGATCTTTGATGTAGCATATACCAACGAAGACGGTCTCTCCGAACTGGTGGATGCGGCAAAGGATGCGCTCAAAGGCATGACCGTAGTCAAGGAAAAAGCGCTCATGGATAGGTACCTCAGAGAGCTCGTCAAGGATGCCAGCATTGCAGCTTATGGGGAAGATAGCATCCGGAAAAATCTTGAAATCGGGGCCGTCGATACCCTGCTTCTCTCGGCAAACCTCCGTAAATCCCGGCTCCGGATAAAATGCCAGAACTGCGATTTCACGGATGAAAAGACGGTTCACATCGATGCAGGAAAAACAGTCGGGGACATCCCTCTCGGTTCTTGCCCGAAATGTACGGCACCGCTTATCCTCGATGAGGAGATCGATATCGTCGATGAACTAACCAAACTCGCTGAACAGAGCAGTGCCAAAGTCGAGCTTATTTCCGATGATTTTGAAGAAGGATCGATCCTCTTCACCGCTTTCGGCGGGATTGCCGCAATACTGCGCTACAGGACGGGATGCTGA